The Glycine max cultivar Williams 82 chromosome 12, Glycine_max_v4.0, whole genome shotgun sequence genome window below encodes:
- the WRKY44 gene encoding WRKY transcription factor 44, with protein sequence MEEDEETQQRVTDSSLSTESRTSTPSDGAPPNSETLVHRSSLPHDLATHMQGSSTAHKGGKAESKVSAQPPDEETIEKDAVEAPQKQTENQLQSVCSTSLSELSPTSVSHSLSSALSPTVSQQRPSPPKANSVQVSKGDKGTPSDGTTLSSVSAVRASASDGYNWRKYGQKQVKNPMGSRSYYKCTHSNCCAKKIKFCDHSGHVIEIVYKSQHNHDPPHKIDTTKESKLLPSSEPKEESSVPKQSTKVLNNSDPSSSPKEPLQEAPCNGDKNLENSSNVENGKIILKEKHVNDREPKRRLNNGDLDSAVKHGKKPKFVVHATEDVGISGDGYRWRKYGQKLVKGNPHFRNYYRCTSSGCPVRKHIETAVDNSKALIITYKGVHDHDMPVPKKRHGPPSASLVAAAAPASMNNVQFKKTGLLQSQETEAQCSEDTEGELMGEAMDLEGEKAIESARTLLSIGFEIKPC encoded by the exons atggaagaggatgaagagaCGCAGCAACGAGTCACTGACTCGTCCCTCTCCACCGAGTCACGCACTTCCACTCCTTCTGATGGAGCGCCACCCAACTCGGAAACCCTAGTTCACCGCTCCTCGCTTCCGCATGACCTTGCCACTC ATATGCAGGGCAGCTCTACCGCACATAAAGGTGGAAAAGCTGAGAGTAAG GTGTCAGCTCAGCCTCCTGATGAGGAAACTATTGAAAAAGATGCAGTTGAGGCACCTCAAAAACAGACAGAAAATCAACTTCAGTCTGTTTGTTCAACTTCATTATCTGAACTATCACCAACTTCTGTTTCACATTCTTTATCATCTGCCCTTAGTCCCACTGTATCACAACAGAGACCATCTCCTCCCAAGGCTAATAGTGTACAAGTGTCGAAAGGAGACAAAGGAACACCTTCTGATGGTACAACCTTATCTTCTGTTTCTGCTGTAAGGGCATCTGCATCTGATGGATACAACTGGCGGAAGTACGGCCAGAAGCAAGTGAAGAATCCTATGGGTTCTCGAAGCTATTACAAGTGTACCCATTCAAATTGTTGTGCTAAGAAGATTAAATTTTGTGACCATTCAGGACATGTGATAGAGATTGTTTATAAAAGTCAACATAATCATGATCCTCCGCATAAAATTGATACCACCAAGGAAAGTAAGCTCCTGCCTTCCAGTGAACCTAAAGAAGAAAGCAGTGTTCCAAAGCAGTCTACCAAAGTTCTGAATAATTCTGATCCATCATCTTCTCCGAAAGAACCTTTGCAAGAAGCACCCTGCAATGGTGATAAGAATCTAGAAAACTCATCTAATGTTGAGAatggtaaaattattttgaaggaAAAGCATGTCAATGACCGAGAGCCAAAAAGAAG ATTGAACAATGGTGATTTGGATTCAGCAGTAAAACATGGCAAGAAACCAAAGTTTGTTGTACATGCGACAGAGGATGTGGGGATATCAGGTGATGGATACCGGTGGCGCAAGTATGGACAAAAGTTGGTGAAGGGAAATCCACATTTCAG AAACTACTACAGATGCACTTCTTCTGGATGTCCTGTCCGAAAGCACATTGAGACTGCTGTGGATAATTCAAAAGCTCTCATCATAACATACAAGGGAGTGCATGATCATGACATGCCTGTACCCAAGAAACGACATGGCCCGCCTAGTGCTTCACTTGTGGCTGCGGCAGCACCTGCTTCAATGAACAATGTGCAGTTCAAAAAAACTGGCTTGCTGCAAAGCCAGGAAACTGAAGCTCAATGTTCAGAGGACACAGAAGGAGAATTGATGGGGGAAGCGATGGACCTTGAGGGTGAGAAAGCAATTGAGTCGGCTCGAACTCTTTTGAGCATAGGTTTTGAAATTAAACCTTGTTGA
- the WRKY44 gene encoding WRKY transcription factor 44 isoform X1 — protein MEEDEETQQRVTDSSLSTESRTSTPSDGAPPNSETLVHRSSLPHDLATHMQGSSTAHKGGKAESKVSAQPPDEETIEKDAVEAPQKQTENQLQSVCSTSLSELSPTSVSHSLSSALSPTVSQQRPSPPKANSVQVSKGDKGTPSDGTTLSSVSAVRASASDGYNWRKYGQKQVKNPMGSRSYYKCTHSNCCAKKIKFCDHSGHVIEIVYKSQHNHDPPHKIDTTKESKLLPSSEPKEESSVPKQSTKVLNNSDPSSSPKEPLQEAPCNGDKNLENSSNVENGKIILKEKHVNDREPKRRLNNGDLDSAVKHGKKPKFVVHATEDVGISGDGYRWRKYGQKLVKGNPHFRCTSSGCPVRKHIETAVDNSKALIITYKGVHDHDMPVPKKRHGPPSASLVAAAAPASMNNVQFKKTGLLQSQETEAQCSEDTEGELMGEAMDLEGEKAIESARTLLSIGFEIKPC, from the exons atggaagaggatgaagagaCGCAGCAACGAGTCACTGACTCGTCCCTCTCCACCGAGTCACGCACTTCCACTCCTTCTGATGGAGCGCCACCCAACTCGGAAACCCTAGTTCACCGCTCCTCGCTTCCGCATGACCTTGCCACTC ATATGCAGGGCAGCTCTACCGCACATAAAGGTGGAAAAGCTGAGAGTAAG GTGTCAGCTCAGCCTCCTGATGAGGAAACTATTGAAAAAGATGCAGTTGAGGCACCTCAAAAACAGACAGAAAATCAACTTCAGTCTGTTTGTTCAACTTCATTATCTGAACTATCACCAACTTCTGTTTCACATTCTTTATCATCTGCCCTTAGTCCCACTGTATCACAACAGAGACCATCTCCTCCCAAGGCTAATAGTGTACAAGTGTCGAAAGGAGACAAAGGAACACCTTCTGATGGTACAACCTTATCTTCTGTTTCTGCTGTAAGGGCATCTGCATCTGATGGATACAACTGGCGGAAGTACGGCCAGAAGCAAGTGAAGAATCCTATGGGTTCTCGAAGCTATTACAAGTGTACCCATTCAAATTGTTGTGCTAAGAAGATTAAATTTTGTGACCATTCAGGACATGTGATAGAGATTGTTTATAAAAGTCAACATAATCATGATCCTCCGCATAAAATTGATACCACCAAGGAAAGTAAGCTCCTGCCTTCCAGTGAACCTAAAGAAGAAAGCAGTGTTCCAAAGCAGTCTACCAAAGTTCTGAATAATTCTGATCCATCATCTTCTCCGAAAGAACCTTTGCAAGAAGCACCCTGCAATGGTGATAAGAATCTAGAAAACTCATCTAATGTTGAGAatggtaaaattattttgaaggaAAAGCATGTCAATGACCGAGAGCCAAAAAGAAG ATTGAACAATGGTGATTTGGATTCAGCAGTAAAACATGGCAAGAAACCAAAGTTTGTTGTACATGCGACAGAGGATGTGGGGATATCAGGTGATGGATACCGGTGGCGCAAGTATGGACAAAAGTTGGTGAAGGGAAATCCACATTTCAG ATGCACTTCTTCTGGATGTCCTGTCCGAAAGCACATTGAGACTGCTGTGGATAATTCAAAAGCTCTCATCATAACATACAAGGGAGTGCATGATCATGACATGCCTGTACCCAAGAAACGACATGGCCCGCCTAGTGCTTCACTTGTGGCTGCGGCAGCACCTGCTTCAATGAACAATGTGCAGTTCAAAAAAACTGGCTTGCTGCAAAGCCAGGAAACTGAAGCTCAATGTTCAGAGGACACAGAAGGAGAATTGATGGGGGAAGCGATGGACCTTGAGGGTGAGAAAGCAATTGAGTCGGCTCGAACTCTTTTGAGCATAGGTTTTGAAATTAAACCTTGTTGA